Proteins encoded together in one Quercus lobata isolate SW786 chromosome 3, ValleyOak3.0 Primary Assembly, whole genome shotgun sequence window:
- the LOC115980562 gene encoding MDIS1-interacting receptor like kinase 2-like, whose translation MTSLSNKPLYNQFISSLVFFFLVVIILDFICSSTAFVSSVTSPFVYTNNKVKVVEERKEAKALLKWKTNLHSNSQSFLSSWAGNNPCNWVGINCDKSGSITHLNLSSHSLKGALHNLSFQSFPNLLNVDLSYNSLFGTIPSNIVRLSKLSILNLSYNQITGRIPSEIGKLTSLHVFYLAANCTIPASLGNLSSLTTLYLHMNQLSGSIPQELDMLSSLTYVQLSTNKLTGTIPASLGNLSSLTYLYLYINQLSSSIPEELGGLTSLSELDLSENNLTGRISPKLGDASQLHLLDLSSNKLYEEIPKELAKKILIGEIPQQFGELKVLEVLNLSHNALSGSIPSSFDGLLSLTSIDLSYNQLEGPMPNTKAFREAPEEAFSHNKGLCGNVTSLKACPSTISHNPHVKKMNKVMKLILVFLGILFLIFIFVGITLYFRSRKMKTEIKQEEEEHPNMFAVWSYDEKMVYEKIIEAIEDFDDKHIIGVGSHGIVYKAKLPRDQAAAVKKLHPLLEDSVANLKRLSPERYFLEGGRLEKKINNDDLALKFDWYKRVNVVKGVASALSYMHHDCSSPIIHRDISSKNVLLDSEYESHVSDFGKARIMSSNTSYWTSFSGTFGYSAPEVVPGKLNYLVKVEHNTDILLFREYIPMEVSEKCDVYSFGVVVLEVITGRHPGDLISSFLSSSFSLSSHDVLLEDILDQRLAHPTNRVAEKVVLVAKIAIACLQASPQSRPTMQ comes from the exons ATGACATCCCTTTCAAACAAACCGCTCTACAACCAATTCATTTCATCTCTagtcttcttcttccttgttGTCATCATCCTTGATTTCATTTGCTCATCCACTGCTTTTGTTTCCTCTGTAACTTCACCTTTTGTTTACACTAACAATAAGGTTAAGGTagtagaagaaagaaaagaagcaaaggCTCTTCTAAAATGGAAAACCAACCTTCACAGTAACAGCCAGTCTTTCTTGTCCTCTTGGGCTGGAAACAATCCTTGCAATTGGGTTGGAATAAATTGCGACAAGTCTGGAAGCATCACCCATCTAAATCTTTCAAGTCATAGTTTGAAAGGTGCACTTCACAATCTAAGCTTTCAATCCTTCCCCAATCTACTCAATGTTGACCTTTCTTACAACTCACTATTTGGAACCATCCCCTCAAATATTGTTCGCCTCTCTAAACTCTCGATTCTAAACCTTTCTTATAATCAAATCACTGGGAGAATTCCTTCTGAAATAGGAAAATTGACAAGTCTTCACGTCTTTTACCTTGCTGCAAATT GTACAATCCCTGCTTCTCTTGGAAACTTAAGCAGCCTAACCACTCTATATCTTCATATGAACCAACTTTCTGGTTCCATCCCTCAAGAATTAGATATGCTAAGTTCTTTGACTTACGTTCAGTTATCAACAAACAAACTCACAGGAACCATCCCTGCTTCTCTTGGAAACTTAAGCAGCCTAACCTATCTATATCTTTATATTAACCAACTTTCTAGTTCCATCCCTGAAGAATTAGGAGGGTTAACTTCTTTGAGTGAACTTGATTTATCAGAAAACAATCTCACAG GTAGAATATCTCCTAAGCTTGGAGATGCAAGTCAATTACATTTGCTTGACCTCTCCTCAAATAAGCTCTATGAGGAGATTCCAAAGGAATTAG ccaaaaaaattttaattggagaGATACCTCAACAATTTGGAGAATTGAAAGTATTAGAAGTTTTGAATCTTTCCCACAATGCGCTCTCTGGCTCTATTCCATCTAGTTTTGATGGATTGTTAAGCTTGACATCCATTGATTTGTCCTACAATCAATTGGAGGGTCCTATGCCGAATACTAAAGCATTTCGTGAGGCGCCAGAAGAAGCATTTAGTCATAATAAGGGCTTGTGTGGAAATGTCACTAGTTTGAAGGCTTGCCCCTCTACAATTAGCCACAATCCTCATGTCAAAAAGATGAATAAAGTTATGAAATTGATTTTAGTCTTTTTGGGCattctctttcttatatttatCTTTGTTGGAATCACATTATATTTTCGATCAAGAAAGATGAAGACAGAAATtaagcaagaagaagaagaacatccAAATATGTTTGCAGTATGGAGCTATGATGAGAAAATggtttatgaaaaaattattgaagCAATAGAGGATTTTGATGACAAACATATTATTGGTGTAGGCAGCCATGGAATTGTTTATAAAGCTAAGTTGCCTAGAGATCAAGCTGCTGCTGTAAAGAAACTTCATCCACTCTTAGAAGATAGTGTGGCCAATCTAAAGAGGCTTTCACCAGAGAGATAC TTCTTGGAAGGTGGGagattggaaaagaaaataaacaatgaTGACCTAGCACTGAAGTTTGATTGGTATAAGAGGGTAAATGTTGTTAAAGGTGTGGCAAGTGCTCTGTCATACATGCATCATGACTGCTCCAGTCCAATAATTCATCGTGATATATCAAGCAAGAATGTTCTACTAGATTCAGAATATGAATCTCATGTCTCTGACTTTGGCAAAGCTAGGATTATGAGTTCTAACACATCTTATTGGACTTCATTTTCTGGGACCTTTGGATACTCTGCTCCAG AAGTAGTACCTGGTAAGTTGAATTACTTGGTGAAAGTAGAGCATAACACTGATATTTTACTTTTCAGAGAATACATACCAATGGAAGTGAGTGAAAAGTGTGACGTTTACAGCTTTGGAGTAGTCGTGTTGGAAGTAATTACGGGAAGGCATCCGGGTGATTTGATCTCATCATTTCTATCATCATCATTTTCATTATCATCCCATGATGTGCTACTAGAAGATATATTGGATCAACGTCTTGCACATCCTACAAATAGAGTTGCAGAGAAGGTGGTTTTAGTGGCAAAGATAGCAATAGCATGCTTACAAGCCAGTCCACAATCTCGTCCAACCATGCAATAA